Proteins encoded in a region of the Vicia villosa cultivar HV-30 ecotype Madison, WI linkage group LG5, Vvil1.0, whole genome shotgun sequence genome:
- the LOC131606819 gene encoding outer envelope pore protein 16-2, chloroplastic-like, whose protein sequence is MNLNTSSEVETHTKLDELCNFDKKCLFDLGHPLVNRIAESFVKAAGIGVVQAVSRDAYFSAIDGTRTDNNGVKASSDGSAAGKRRLLGLRGETSNKSLEAMVSWLHFSL, encoded by the exons ATGAACTTGAACACAAGCAGTGAGGTTGAAACTCATACCAAGCTTGACGAACTCTGTAACTTCGACAAAAAATGCCTCTTTGATCTCGGCCATCCTCTCGTTAACCGCATCGCCGAAAGCTTCGTCAAAGCTGCCGGAATCGGAGTCGTTCAAGCCGTTTCTCGCGATGCTTATTTCTCAGCCATTGACG GTACCAGAACCGATAACAATGGCGTTAAAGCTTCTTCGGATGGATCAGCCGCTGGAAAACGCCGTTTGCTGGGACTTAGAG gagagACCAGTAACAAATCTCTTGAGGCTATGGTGAGTTGGTTACACTTCTCCCTCTAA